TATATTCAATTACCTGGCTATTTTGCCCCAAAACGCTTATTTTGGTGTCGGGCATACTAATTGCCGAACGGATCAGGAACGTTTTACGCGCACCTTCCTTCCAGTCGGCGGCATCGGTTACTATGGCATAAAGTGTATGCCCGCCTTTTTGGGTAAACCAAATATTTCTCTCTTTGCTTACAACCCAACTCCGTACATCGTCAATACATTCGCGGTTGATAAAATACCATGCCGACATTTCGCGCAACCGTTCTTCCTGTTCTATAGGTAGTTCGCCGTTAGGTTTAGGGCCAACGTTCAGTAACAGCGAACCGCCTTTCGCTCTGGCTTCTATCAATAAACCAATCAGCTGGCTGCCCGATTTATAACGCTCATTGGTTGGCTGATAGCCCCACGCGGTACCCATGGTAATGCATGATAACCATGGTTCGTTGATCATTGCCCCCGGCATAATCTGCTCGGGTGTTTTAATAGCCCCGCGGGTGATCAGCAAATCGGGTTGTAATTTCCAGCAGGTCTGCTTTACAATTTCTTTGGGGTCGCCATCAATAAAAAGCACATCTATTTTGCCGTATTTGGTCATTAGCTCCTCGCACTGTTGCCGTGTATAATCGTCGTAGGCTTTGCGGGTAGCAACATCCATTTTAACATCCGTACGGCTTATCGCGATATGGTGATCACGCAAAAAATTAAAATCCTCAGGCGAAAAATAAAAACCCACCTGCAGGCCTACTTCACGTGTGGCATCAACAAATTCTTTTAACAGGTCTTTTTTATAGGGTGTGTTGGTAATATTAAAACCGGTAGTTTTAGTATCCCACATACAAAAGCCAGAGTGGTGCTTGGTGGTAATAACAATATACTTCATGCCGGCAAGTTTGGCCAAAACAGCTATTTGGTGCGGGTCGAATTTTGATGGATCAAAAGTTTTCGGCAATTCGGTAAAATAGCGGTTCACGTAATCATCGCTTGCGCCTACCAGTGAGTGGCTGATAACTACACCCAACTGCCCATCCATACTAAAATGGATAAACAGGCCCAAACCCGTATTTTTTAGCCAAAGTTCCCGTTCGGGCTTGTTCAGGTTATAGTTACTCGCGTTGTCATCTTTCACCAGGTCGTTTTGTGCAATGGCTCCATTGCAACATATCACCAGCACTAACAAACAAAAATATCTTCTCATCATTATTAAAAATAAAAAAAGGAAGGGCAGCCAAACCCTTCCTTAAACCAAATCTATCAATTTATTAACACGAATGCATTATTTATCCCACCACATCCTTGTCAGAAACTCATCGGCACCCTGCCGCGCTATTGCAGCAGCATAGGATGCGGCATTAAGATTTTGCTCGGATATAGGGTACAACATCCTCCGGAATATTTTGCCGCCTGTGGCATTACCTACATAATTATTAGGCACCAAAGCCGGATATCCCGTACGCCTGTAGGTAGCAAATACCTCCTGCGCATCCGGGAAAATACCGATCCAAAACTGGGTATAAATCTGCGCCAT
The genomic region above belongs to Mucilaginibacter sp. KACC 22773 and contains:
- a CDS encoding alpha-L-fucosidase, with product MMRRYFCLLVLVICCNGAIAQNDLVKDDNASNYNLNKPERELWLKNTGLGLFIHFSMDGQLGVVISHSLVGASDDYVNRYFTELPKTFDPSKFDPHQIAVLAKLAGMKYIVITTKHHSGFCMWDTKTTGFNITNTPYKKDLLKEFVDATREVGLQVGFYFSPEDFNFLRDHHIAISRTDVKMDVATRKAYDDYTRQQCEELMTKYGKIDVLFIDGDPKEIVKQTCWKLQPDLLITRGAIKTPEQIMPGAMINEPWLSCITMGTAWGYQPTNERYKSGSQLIGLLIEARAKGGSLLLNVGPKPNGELPIEQEERLREMSAWYFINRECIDDVRSWVVSKERNIWFTQKGGHTLYAIVTDAADWKEGARKTFLIRSAISMPDTKISVLGQNSQVIEYKKDDVSCKYTQTTKGLEVSVVKAQRIYDDHRWPNPVVIKLDNVNPAFKEAVIVETGASALSKGGVILKGRITNYKTTTVKLARFDYRPYSGQVETLYAGKWTASVWVPVKPDGSFELTLPLKGSYEYKAVAQQENVEVEGENKLLR